Proteins from one Lacrimispora sphenoides genomic window:
- a CDS encoding MarR family winged helix-turn-helix transcriptional regulator, whose product MNKNANQIIEQILTIVNRSNIKDFSTSTFYNGLTKEVSVYDNLQGLSLSELHVIAYIGSNEFTNATDISLGTSITKGGISKITNRLVTKKLIVCDFKAGNKKEKYYALTKAGKEVFLLHEQFHQESLNKLIKLISSFSEHELSILKRFFDGLVEI is encoded by the coding sequence ATGAATAAAAACGCGAATCAAATTATTGAACAAATTCTTACCATTGTAAATCGCAGCAATATAAAAGACTTTTCAACATCTACATTCTACAATGGATTAACAAAAGAAGTTAGTGTCTATGATAATCTACAAGGGTTATCTTTGTCAGAACTGCATGTTATTGCCTATATTGGTAGTAATGAATTTACAAATGCTACAGATATTTCTCTTGGAACGAGCATTACAAAGGGTGGAATTTCAAAAATTACAAACCGGTTAGTTACAAAAAAATTAATTGTGTGTGACTTTAAAGCGGGCAATAAAAAAGAAAAGTATTACGCCTTAACAAAAGCCGGAAAAGAAGTATTTCTGCTCCATGAACAATTTCATCAAGAGTCATTAAATAAATTAATCAAATTAATAAGTTCTTTTTCAGAACATGAGTTAAGCATTCTGAAAAGGTTTTTTGACGGACTTGTAGAGATATAG